A genome region from Leptodactylus fuscus isolate aLepFus1 chromosome 6, aLepFus1.hap2, whole genome shotgun sequence includes the following:
- the GRB2 gene encoding growth factor receptor-bound protein 2 isoform X2, translated as MEAIAKYDFKATADDELSFKRGDILKVLNEECDQNWYKAELNGKDGFIPKNYIEMKPHPWFFGKIPRAKAEEMLGKQRHDGAFLIRESESAPGDFSLSVKFGNDVQHFKVLRDGAGKYFLWVVKFNSLNELVDYHRSTSVSRNQQIFLRDIEQVPQQPTYVQALFDFDPQEDGELGFRRGDFIQVVDNSDPNWWKGTCHGQTGMFPRNYVTPVNRNL; from the exons ATGGAAGCCATAGCAAAATATGACTTTAAAGCAACAGCAGATGATGAACTAAGCTTCAAGCGAGGAGACATACTGAAG GTCCTGAATGAAGAATGTGACCAAAACTGGTACAAAGCTGAACTCAATGGCAAAGACGGATTTATTCCCAAAAACTACATAGAAATGAAACCACATCC GTGGTTTTTTGGCAAAATTCCACGTGCCAAAGCAGAGGAGATGCTTGGGAAACAGAGACATGACGGTGCCTTTTTGATCCGAGAAAGTGAAAGCGCTCCAGGAGATTTCTCCCTGTCAGTAAA GTTTGGCAATGACGTacagcatttcaaggtcctgcggGACGGCGCAGGAAAGTACTTCTTGTGGGTGGTAAAGTTTAACTCCCTGAATGAGCTGGTGGACTACCATCGGTCCACGTCTGTGTCTCGGAACCAGCAGATCTTCTTACGTGACATCGAGCAGGTGCCACAG CAACCTACCTACGTTCAGGCACTGTTTGACTTTGACCCCCAGGAAGATGGTGAACTTGGATTTCGACGAGGAGATTTCATCCAGGTGGTAGACAACTCAGACCCCAACTGGTGGAAAGGGACATGTCACGGGCAGACCGGCATGTTTCCACGCAACTACGTGACACCTGTCAACCGCAATCTGTAA
- the GRB2 gene encoding growth factor receptor-bound protein 2 isoform X1, with translation MEAIAKYDFKATADDELSFKRGDILKVLNEECDQNWYKAELNGKDGFIPKNYIEMKPHPWFFGKIPRAKAEEMLGKQRHDGAFLIRESESAPGDFSLSVKFGNDVQHFKVLRDGAGKYFLWVVKFNSLNELVDYHRSTSVSRNQQIFLRDIEQVPQVHGGDRATSLPQQPTYVQALFDFDPQEDGELGFRRGDFIQVVDNSDPNWWKGTCHGQTGMFPRNYVTPVNRNL, from the exons ATGGAAGCCATAGCAAAATATGACTTTAAAGCAACAGCAGATGATGAACTAAGCTTCAAGCGAGGAGACATACTGAAG GTCCTGAATGAAGAATGTGACCAAAACTGGTACAAAGCTGAACTCAATGGCAAAGACGGATTTATTCCCAAAAACTACATAGAAATGAAACCACATCC GTGGTTTTTTGGCAAAATTCCACGTGCCAAAGCAGAGGAGATGCTTGGGAAACAGAGACATGACGGTGCCTTTTTGATCCGAGAAAGTGAAAGCGCTCCAGGAGATTTCTCCCTGTCAGTAAA GTTTGGCAATGACGTacagcatttcaaggtcctgcggGACGGCGCAGGAAAGTACTTCTTGTGGGTGGTAAAGTTTAACTCCCTGAATGAGCTGGTGGACTACCATCGGTCCACGTCTGTGTCTCGGAACCAGCAGATCTTCTTACGTGACATCGAGCAGGTGCCACAGGTACACGGGGGAGACAGAGCCACAAGTTTaccacag CAACCTACCTACGTTCAGGCACTGTTTGACTTTGACCCCCAGGAAGATGGTGAACTTGGATTTCGACGAGGAGATTTCATCCAGGTGGTAGACAACTCAGACCCCAACTGGTGGAAAGGGACATGTCACGGGCAGACCGGCATGTTTCCACGCAACTACGTGACACCTGTCAACCGCAATCTGTAA